The sequence TCCAGCCAATGAAACGTGGTAGCGCAGACCGCCAGGTCGACATCACCGTCGGGCAGCGGCACGGTGACGAAGTCACCCTCGATGACGGTCACGTCGTGGCCCGCCAGGTCCGTGCGCAGCCGGGCCGCCAGGTGGCCACCCAGCTCCACCGCCAGCACCGAGGCACCGGCGGCCACGAGAGGTCTGGTCGCCTGCCCGGTCCCAGGCCCGATCTCCAGCACGCGGGCACCGGGCCCCAACCCCATGCCCGAGAGCACCTCGTACACCCTCCGCGGGTAGTCCGGCCGGGCCATCTGGTAAATGTCGGGATCCTCGTCGAAGCTGCCCCGCCGCCTCATCCGACGACCGTCACCGTCCATGACACGAGCGTAAGCCCGGAACAGCCGAGGCCACGTGGGAAGCAGACGGGGTCGCCTGCTTCCGCTGAGCGATGATTGTGGTGTCACCCCGCGAGGCGGGAACCGACGACTACGTTCGCGTAGGCGATTACACACAAGATCGCGCGGATGAGCTATGTACCGTCTCAAGCGACTACACTTCACTGGTCGGTATGACGACTCAGCACACGCAGCAGCAGATCCTGGTCCTCGGCGGCACCGGCAAGACCGGCCGGCGCATCGTGGCACGCTTGCAGGGACAGGGCGTACCGGTCCGAGTGGGTTCCCGCTCCGCCCAGCAACCCTTCGACTGGACCGACCAGGCAACCTGGGCACCGGCCCTGCGGGACATCAACGCCGTCTACGTCTCCTACTATCCGGACCTCGCCGAGCCAGGCGCACTCGAGACGGTCTCCGCGTTCACTGATCTCGCGGTGGCGGCCGGAGTCTCCCGACTGGTGTTGCTGTCCGGCCGCGGGCAGGACAGAGCCCAGCTTGCCGAGAAGCACGTTCAGTCCGCCGGGGTCGAGTGGACGATCCTGCGGTCGGGATGGTTCAACCAGAACTTCAGCGAGGACTACCTCCTTGGTCCGATCCTCGGTGGCGAGGTCGTCCTCCCGGTCGGAGCCGTACCCGAGCCGTTCGTGGACGCCGACGACATCGCCGAGGTGGCCACGGCGGCGCTGACCAACAACGGGCACGCCGGGCAGCTCTACGAGCTGACCGGGCCCCGGTTGCTCACCTTCGGCGAGGCGATCGCCGAGATCTCCGCAGTCACGGGTCGGGCCGTCAACTTCGTGCAGGTTTCCCCCGAGGAGTACGCGGACGGCCTCGCCGCCGTAGGCGTCCCCGCGGGGGCGATCGAGTTGCTGACACACCTGTTCACGACCCTGCTGGACGGGCGGAATGCTCAGGTGGCCGACGGTGTCGCGCGGGCCCTCGGCCGGCCGCCCCGCGACTTCACCGACTACGCCACGAGCACCGCGGCCACCGGCGTCTGGGCCAGGGCATAACCTCCGGTGCCATGCGGATCGACTCAGACCACGGCGCTGAGGGCAGTGACCTGAGTCGATCCGCGTGGATCAAGCGGCGAAGCCGCCGTCCACAGCGATGGCGGCACCAGTGACATAGCGACCACCGTCACCCGCGAGGTGGGCGACGGTCGCGGCGACCTCCGACGGCTGGCCGAAGCGACCAAGTGCGGTGAGGCTCTGCTGCACGTCGGCGCCCGCGCCGTCGGCGGGGTTCATGTCGGTCTCCGTCGGCCCGGGATGGACCAGGTTGGCGGTGATCCCCCTGGCACCCAGCTCGCGGGCCAACGACCTGGTCAGGCCGATCAACGCGGTCTTGCTCGTCGAGTACAGCGCGACGCCGGGGAGCGCGGCCCGCTCGGCCAGGCAGCTGCCGATGTTGATGATTCTTCCGCCTTCGGTCATGTGCCGCACCGCTGCCTGGGAAGCCACGAAAGGCGCCCGAACATTGACACTCAACACGCGGTCGATGTCCTCCAGTGACATGTCTTCGACCGGACCGAGCACACCAATCCCCGCGTTGTTGACCACGATGTCGAGCCGCCCGAACTCCTCGACGGCCCGATCTACGGCCGTACGCATCGCCGTCGGGTCCGCACTGTCAGCCTGGACCGCCCAGGCACGGCGCCCCAGCGCCTTGATCCGGTCGACGACGTCTGCCGCGCGCTCGGCACTGTCCCGGTAGGTCAGTGCGACGTCGGCGCCGTCCGCTGCCAGCCTCAGCGCCACAGCCTCGCCGATGCCACGGCTGCCGCCCGTCACGAATGCCACCTTGCCGCCAAGTACCGTAGTCATTGTTCGCTCATCTTTCCTGTCGCCTTCGTCAACGAAACTCATGCTCACGTGTCGCGAGCGAGGAGTCTGGCGGCAATCCGACGTCGCGTTGCGGCCAAGAGCTGCCGAGCACCACCCCTTAACGAGACGTGGAGTCTTCGTCTTCCAGATAGGCCGCGGCGGTCAGTGCCACCACCGGGTCATCGTCGTGGGACAACCGTCGCAGGACGGGCTGCGCGACGGTCCGGGGCAGCTCCAGGATGGCCTGGGTGAGCCGGCTCCGGACGGCGGAGTCCGCGGTAGGGGCGGCGAGCTCGTCGGAGAGGGCGCTGACGATCTGTTCCGCGCGGGCCGGGTCCTCCGACAGGGCCCCCAGGAGTTCGGCCGCCTGGACGTCGTGCCCGCCCTCGACCACCAGGTCGACAAGTGCGGGCACGGCCGCCACCTCGCCACGCCGGCCCAGCGCCAGGGCCGCGTGTCGGCGGACCGCCGGGTCCGGGTCGCCGAGGGCGTTCACGAGCGCTGCTGTCGCCTCGTCACCGGTCAGGGCGGCGACCGCCTGGATCGCGCGGCGGCGGATGTCCACGTTCTCGGAGTGGACACCGGAGGCCAGGCTCGCCAGGGGGTCACCGCCCGCCCGAGCGAGCGCCCATCGCAGCGCGCCGGCCACGTTGGGGTCGGATTCGGCGAGGACCGCGCCGGCCAGCAACTCGGCGGGCACCCGTGCCTCCTCGGCGGGGGCCAGAACACTCTGCTGACGCAGGGCGGCACTGGGTGAGTTGAGCCCGGTTATGAGCTCGATGATGCGCAGGACCCCCGACCATCCGGAGGGCGCCGCGGCATCGACCGTACGAAGCCGGTCGAGCAGCTCCCGTTCCCGCTCCAGCCGCTCTTCGGTCACGGTGATGAGGTCGCCGACCAGGCCGGCCGGTGTGAAGGTGGGATCCTGGAGCGCCCGGGTGATCTGGCGCAGCGACAGCCCCAGTGACCGCAGGCTCTCCACCTGGAACAGCCGCCGTACGTCCTCGTCCGAGTATTCGCGGTAGCCGCCCGAGGTACGACCCGTCGGTCGGACCAGCCCCAGTGCGTCGTAGTGCCGAAGCATGCGGGTGCTCACTCCCGAGCGGCGCGCCACGTCGCCGATCAGCATAATGGTTCCTCTTCCTCACCCACCGGGTCAGCCGTGCGGGCGGCGAGCCGTCCCGCCTCCTCGATGAGCGCGTCGTACTCGGCATCCGGGTCCTCTAGGAGCAGCAGAGTGGCGTGGGCGTGTTCCCGCGTCCTCGTCTCCGAGCTGGCGATACCAGCCGCAAGGGCCGGCATGACCGCCTCGCCGAGGCCGACCAGCGCCCGACTGAGGCTCAGCCACACGTCCCGGTCACCGCGGCCAAGCTGGGTGACCAGTTTCGCGGCCAACGCCTTCTCCTGCCCGTCGGGGACGAGCACGACAGCGGCCCGCCAGGCGGTCCGCGCGACCTCGTCGTCGGGGTCGCGCAGCAGCGTCCCGACGATCGAGGGGTACACGCTCCTGTTATTGATCTTGGATAGCGTGTGAAGGGCCTGGCTACGAGCCTGGGCGTGCTCAGAGGTGAGCTCGGCGACGAGCCGGGGCAGCGTGACCGCCTCCGGGAGGCGGGTAAGCGCCCAGGTGAGCATGTCACGCACGAAGAAGTCCGGCTCGACCGCGCACCGCTGCACCAACACGGTGACAACACGCGGGTCGGGGTGCATACCGACCGCCATGGCCGCCTGTAGCCGGGTGGACGATGTCTTGGCCCGCAAGGCAGCCACCGCACCGTGAGTCGGGGTGTTCTGAGCCGGGTTCATTGGGTACCACCTCCCAGACACAGTCAAGACCTTGTCACCGTGTCAAGGTCAAACGGACCGGCCGAGCCGACCTCGGCTTCACCTGGAAACTGTGGCAGGCTGCCACAGGCACACGCCCGGACGAGGAGGTGCGGTGACAGAGCAGCGCGCATCGGTGCTGATGCTCTCCCTCGGCGGCACGATCGCCATGACCGGCGGCACCGACGGCGTCGTGCCGACGCTGACCGCCGAGGATCTCATCGCCGCCGTACCCGGATGGGCCGACACCGGCATCGACGTACCGGTCCAGACCTTCCGCCAACTGCCGAGCGCCTCCCTCAGCATCGATGACCTCACGGCGCTGGCCACCCTGATCGCCGAGCGCACCGGGACCGGGGACGTGCACGGCGTCGTGGTCACCCAGGGCACCGACACCATCGAGGAAACCGCGTACCTGCTCGACCTGCTGCACGCTGGCGACGCGCCGATCGTGGTCACCGGGGCGATGCGCAACCCCACCCTGGTCGGCGCCGACGGGCCCGCCAACGTCCTCGCCGCGATCCACACCGCCGCCAGCACCGCCGCCCGCGGCCTCGGCACTCTGGTGGTCTTCGCCGACGAGATCCACGCCGCCCGGCACGTCCGCAAGACGCACTCCACCAGCGGCGCCACCTTCCGCTCGCCCAACACCGGCCCGCTCGGCCACGTCGTCGAAGGCGCGGTACGGCTGCTCGCCCACCCGCCCCAC comes from Salinispora tropica CNB-440 and encodes:
- a CDS encoding NAD(P)H-binding protein — protein: MTTQHTQQQILVLGGTGKTGRRIVARLQGQGVPVRVGSRSAQQPFDWTDQATWAPALRDINAVYVSYYPDLAEPGALETVSAFTDLAVAAGVSRLVLLSGRGQDRAQLAEKHVQSAGVEWTILRSGWFNQNFSEDYLLGPILGGEVVLPVGAVPEPFVDADDIAEVATAALTNNGHAGQLYELTGPRLLTFGEAIAEISAVTGRAVNFVQVSPEEYADGLAAVGVPAGAIELLTHLFTTLLDGRNAQVADGVARALGRPPRDFTDYATSTAATGVWARA
- a CDS encoding 3-oxoacyl-ACP reductase family protein, which codes for MTTVLGGKVAFVTGGSRGIGEAVALRLAADGADVALTYRDSAERAADVVDRIKALGRRAWAVQADSADPTAMRTAVDRAVEEFGRLDIVVNNAGIGVLGPVEDMSLEDIDRVLSVNVRAPFVASQAAVRHMTEGGRIINIGSCLAERAALPGVALYSTSKTALIGLTRSLARELGARGITANLVHPGPTETDMNPADGAGADVQQSLTALGRFGQPSEVAATVAHLAGDGGRYVTGAAIAVDGGFAA
- a CDS encoding HEAT repeat domain-containing protein, which encodes MLIGDVARRSGVSTRMLRHYDALGLVRPTGRTSGGYREYSDEDVRRLFQVESLRSLGLSLRQITRALQDPTFTPAGLVGDLITVTEERLERERELLDRLRTVDAAAPSGWSGVLRIIELITGLNSPSAALRQQSVLAPAEEARVPAELLAGAVLAESDPNVAGALRWALARAGGDPLASLASGVHSENVDIRRRAIQAVAALTGDEATAALVNALGDPDPAVRRHAALALGRRGEVAAVPALVDLVVEGGHDVQAAELLGALSEDPARAEQIVSALSDELAAPTADSAVRSRLTQAILELPRTVAQPVLRRLSHDDDPVVALTAAAYLEDEDSTSR
- a CDS encoding HEAT repeat domain-containing protein; the encoded protein is MNPAQNTPTHGAVAALRAKTSSTRLQAAMAVGMHPDPRVVTVLVQRCAVEPDFFVRDMLTWALTRLPEAVTLPRLVAELTSEHAQARSQALHTLSKINNRSVYPSIVGTLLRDPDDEVARTAWRAAVVLVPDGQEKALAAKLVTQLGRGDRDVWLSLSRALVGLGEAVMPALAAGIASSETRTREHAHATLLLLEDPDAEYDALIEEAGRLAARTADPVGEEEEPLC
- a CDS encoding asparaginase is translated as MTEQRASVLMLSLGGTIAMTGGTDGVVPTLTAEDLIAAVPGWADTGIDVPVQTFRQLPSASLSIDDLTALATLIAERTGTGDVHGVVVTQGTDTIEETAYLLDLLHAGDAPIVVTGAMRNPTLVGADGPANVLAAIHTAASTAARGLGTLVVFADEIHAARHVRKTHSTSGATFRSPNTGPLGHVVEGAVRLLAHPPHRLTVPLGMVTRDPRVGLYTVTVGDDGTLLAGAEHLDGLVVAGFGVGHVPQRLVDHLAALAARIPVVLTSRIGAGPALDATYAFPGSEIDLRQQGLIGAGFLDPYKARILLHTLLAVSADRDTVIAGITAASGTGDPALWPWANAAWDRTQRR